Proteins encoded within one genomic window of Glycine soja cultivar W05 chromosome 1, ASM419377v2, whole genome shotgun sequence:
- the LOC114410726 gene encoding protein NRT1/ PTR FAMILY 2.13-like → MSASEDKGKKFSHSSWSLLCCRNGISSTTTSAAEREKNSEELSRNSSRSSSNKKPGGWKAMPFILGNETFERLAAFGLFANFMVYLTREFHLDQVYASNILNIWSGITNFFPLIGAFISDAYVGRFWTIAFASFSSLLGMVVVTLTAWLPELHPPPCTPQQQALNQCVKASTPHLGALLTGLCLLSVGSAGIRPCSIPFGVDQFDPSTDEGKKGINSFFNWYYTTFTVVLLITQTVVVYIQDSVSWKIGFAIPTVCMFCSIIMFFVGTRIYVHVKPEGSIFTSIAQVLVAAYRKRKVELPREKHVDGVFYDPPLIGTNVLSKLPLTNQFRGLNKAAVIMEGELNPDRSRANKWKLVSIQQVEEVKCLARIFPIWAAGILGFTSMAQQGTFTVSQALKMDRHLGPKFQIPAGSLGVISFITIGVWVPFYDRIMVPTLRRVTKHEGGITLLQRIGIGMVFSILSMVVAALVEKVRRDLANANPSPLGIAPMSVLWLVPQLVLMGLCEAFNVIGQIEFFNRQFPDHMRSIANALFSCSFAGASYVSSALVTTVHHVTRTHSHPDWLTNDINAGRLDYFYYLVAGTGVLNLVYFLIVAQRYHYKGSGDLQDNAQDVELASKGKS, encoded by the exons ATGTCTGCTTCAGAGGATAAGGGAAAAAAATTCTCTCACTCTTCTTGGTCCCTACTATGCTGTAGAAATGGTATCTCTTCAACAACTACTTCagcagcagaaagggaaaaaaacagTGAAGAACTAAGCAGGAatagttcaagatcatcatccaataagaagCCAGGAGGATGGAAGGCCATGCCTTTTATTTTAG GCAATGAAACGTTTGAGAGGTTGGCTGCATTTGGTTTGTTTGCTAACTTTATGGTGTATTTGACGAGAGAGTTTCATTTGGACCAAGTTTATGCTTCAAATATTCTCAACATATGGAGTGGTATCACCAACTTCTTCCCTTTGATTGGTGCCTTCATTTCTGATGCCTATGTTGGTCGCTTCTGGACCATAGCTTTTGCTTCCTTTTCTTCTCTACTG GGGATGGTGGTGGTGACTTTAACAGCATGGTTACCAGAGTTGCATCCTCCACCATGCACTCCTCAGCAACAAGCATTGAACCAATGTGTTAAAGCTAGCACACCTCACCTAGGTGCTCTACTTACGGGACTTTGCCTATTAAGCGTAGGCTCTGCTGGCATAAGGCCATGTAGCATCCCATTTGGTGTGGACCAATTTGACCCCTCCACAGATGAAGGGAAAAAAGGTATCAATAGCTTCTTTAATTGGTACTACACCACTTTCACGGTGGTGTTGTTGATCACTCAAACAGTGGTTGTGTATATCCAAGACTCCGTTAGCTGGAAGATAGGTTTTGCCATACCAACAGTGTGTATGTTCTGCTCCATCATCATGTTCTTTGTGGGAACAAGGATCTACGTCCATGTGAAGCCAGAAGGAAGCATTTTCACTAGCATTGCACAAGTTCTAGTGGCCGCTTATAGAAAACGAAAAGTTGAGCTACCACGTGAGAAGCATGTTGATGGGGTTTTCTATGATCCTCCACTTATTGGGACAAACGTTTTGTCAAAGCTACCATTGACCAACCAATTTAG GGGTTTGAATAAAGCAGCTGTAATAATGGAGGGGGAGCTAAACCCTGATAGGAGTAGAGCAAATAAGTGGAAACTTGTCAGCATCCAACAAGTGGAAGAGGTTAAATGCTTGGCAAGGATTTTCCCAATTTGGGCTGCTGGGATCCTAGGTTTTACTTCCATGGCACAACAAGGAACATTTACTGTGTCACAAGCCTTGAAAATGGACAGACACCTTGGACCAAAATTCCAAATCCCAGCCGGTTCACTTGGGGTCATATCATTCATCACCATAGGTGTGTGGGTTCCATTCTATGACAGAATCATGGTGCCAACACTAAGGAGAGTCACTAAGCATGAGGGGGGGATCACACTCCTTCAGAGAATTGGAATTGGCATGGTGTTCTCCATCTTATCCATGGTTGTTGCTGCATTGGTGGAAAAAGTGAGAAGAGATTTGGCAAATGCAAATCCAAGCCCACTTGGAATTGCCCCCATGTCAGTCCTGTGGCTGGTCCCACAACTAGTCCTGATGGGCCTGTGTGAGGCATTCAATGTGATTGGACAAATTGAGTTCTTCAACAGGCAATTCCCTGATCATATGAGAAGCATTGCCAATGCATTGTTCTCTTGCTCTTTTGCTGGGGCTAGCTATGTTAGCAGTGCACTAGTCACCACTGTTCATCATGTCACTAGAACACATAGCCACCCAGATTGGTTGACAAATGATATAAATGCTGGAAGGCTTGATTATTTTTACTATCTGGTAGCAGGAACTGGAGTCCTCAACTTGGTTTATTTTCTGATTGTGGCTCAAAGATATCATTACAAGGGAAGTGGTGACCTCCAAGATAATGCTCAAGATGTGGAGTTAGCTTCAAAAGGAAAGAGTTAG